One genomic window of Solea solea chromosome 12, fSolSol10.1, whole genome shotgun sequence includes the following:
- the rbm28 gene encoding RNA-binding protein 28 isoform X1: MATQTLFVASLPDTATNQRLEEIFSEIGPVKQCFVVKEKGTEKCRGFGYVTYSMEDDAQQALKTIKLYDGQRISVSVAKKKTQDNKKIAAPKENEEKSKGFRKNQLKARLIIRNLSFKCSEDDLKEVFAKFGTVLESKIPLKPDGKMRGFAFVMFKTMPQAAKALSAMNLKEIKGRQVAVDWAIAKDKYMASQQPATAGNKSTTEDAAKQPDPESEKDEEEEEEEEEEEEKPAPPPKKKVAAKPVVQQEEESHSEDDDDDDDDDDDEDERKEQDSEEEEEEDDENDDDDDESNLDSNDDDDDDDDEDEEEESAQKKTPKKLLPSDVKEGRTIFIRNLSFDTEEEGLEEILLRYGELNYIKIVVHPDTEHSKGCAFAQFKTKEAADKCIAAAEDEAENGGIRVDGRKLMIVAAVSREDAAKLKVDKVKVETGTRNLYLAREGLIRAGTKAGENVSEADMIKRTRFEEIKRTKLRDIGVFVSKNRLCVHNLPKSVDNNKLKLLCLQANKGVKGVRVTECRVMYDKKPVKGQATGQSLGYGFVQFQDHEHALSTLRHLNNNPDIFGANKRPIVEFSLEDSRKLKMKELRQQKNKQFSQNRPFKEGAKPQAQAGRDGKGFKEGGSKPQTSSGLTGNERAPLKDQRKGPHHTGFKTQPEVEHIDLENGKKRRKTLAFPSHRGPKIRMRDKGKQQGPPPKKAKPGSNRRRQMEKPMQPRNQKGAQAAAKKPFKSRDGDRFDSLVEQYKKKLISHTDKSSTYKRNKWFDA, encoded by the exons ATGGCTACTCAGACGTTATTCGTTGCTTCTTTACCTGACACAGCCACAAACCAGCGTCTGGAGGAAATTTTCTCTGAAATTGGTCCGGTGAAGCAGTGCTTCGTCGTCAAAGAAAAAG GTACAGAAAAATGTCGGGGTTTTGGCTACGTCACATATTCCATGGAGGACGATGCACAGCAAGCCTTGAAAACGATAAAATTGTACGATGGACAGAGgatctctgtgtctgtggcaaagaagaaaacacaagataatAAGAAAATAG CAGCCCCAAAGGAGAATGAGGAGAAATCAAAGGGCTTCAGGAAGAACCAGCTAAAGGCAAGACTTATCATAAGGAACCTCAGTTTTAAG TGCTCAGAAGACGACCTAAAAGAAGTTTTTGCCAAGTTTGGAACAGTTCTTGAGTCCAAAATTCCTCTTAAACCTG ATGGGAAGATGAGAGGATTTGCATTTGTCATGTTTAAAACTATGCCTCAGGCTGCAAAAGCACTGAGCGCTATGAACCTGAAGGAAATTAAAG gGAGGCAGGTAGCAGTCGACTGGGCTATAGCAAAGGATAAGTACATGGCCTCACAGCAACCTGCAACTGCAG GAAATAAGAGTACAACAGAGGATGCTGCAAAACAGCCAGACCCTGAAAGTGAaaaggatgaagaagaagaagaagaagaagaagaagaagaagaaaaaccagCACCACCTCCAAAGAAAAA AGTTGCTGCAAAACCAGTtgtgcagcaggaggaggaatcCCACtcagaagatgatgatgatgatgatgatgatgatgatgatgaagatgagcgcaaagaacaagacagtgaggaagaggaggaggaggatgatgagaatgatgatgatgatgacgagaGTAACCTCGATtcgaatgatgatgatgatgatgatgatgatgaagatgaagaagaggaatcAG CCCAAaagaaaacccccaaaaaactcCTCCCTTCAGATGTGAAAGAGGGCAGAACCATTTTCATCAG GAACCTGTCCTTtgacacagaggaagagggTCTTGAGGAAATTCTCCTGCGCTATGGAGAGCTTAACTACATCAAGATTGTTGTCCATCCAGACACAGAACATTCGAAAG GTTGTGCATTCGCTCAGTTTAAGACAAAAGAGGCTGCAGACAAATGCATAGCTGCAGCTGAGGATGAGGCGGAG AATGGCGGCATCCGTGTAGATGGCAGGAAGCTGATGATTGTGGCAGCAGTGAGTAGAGAGGACGCCGCCAAGCTGAAGGTCGATAAAGTGAAAGTGGAGACAGGCACCAGGAACCTGTACCTGGCCAGAGAGGGAT TGATCCGAGCTGGAACTAAAGCTGGAGAGAATGTGTCTGAAGCAGACATGATCAAACGAACCAGa TTTGAAGAAATAAAGAGGACCAAGCTTCGGGACAtcggtgtgtttgtgtccaagAATCGTCTGTGTGTCCATAACCTGCCCAAATCAGTGgacaacaacaaactcaaatTACTCTGTCTTCAAGCCAATAAAGGAGTCAAAGGAGTTCGTGTCACAGAG TGTCGGGTGATGTATGACAAAAAGCCAGTGAAGGGCCAGGCGACGGGACAGTCGTTAGGTTACGGTTTTGTCCAGTTCCAGGACCACGAACATGCTCTCAGCACACTCCGTCACCTCAACAACAACCCTGATATATTTGGTGCAAACAAG AGACCTATCGTCGAATTCTCCCTGGAGGATTCAAGGAAACTCAAAATGAAAGAATTGCGACAACAAAAGAACAAG CAATTTTCCCAAAATCGTCCCTTTAAAGAAGGAGCAAAACCTCAGGCACAGGCAGGCAGAGATGGAAAAGGCTTCAAGGAAGGTGGAAGTAAACCACAGACCTCATCAGGGCTGACAGGAAATGAGAGAG CTCCCCTTAAAGACCAGAGAAAGGGCCCACACCATACTGGCTTCAAGACGCAGCCTGAGGTTGAACACATTGACCTGGAGAACGGAAAGAAACGAAGGAAGACTCTAGCTTTTCCTTCTCATCGTGGACCAAAGATCAG GATGAGGGATAAAGGAAAGCAGCAAGGTCCGCCACCCAAGAAAGCCAAACCTGGTTCCAACAGAAGACGACAAATGGAGAAGCCCATGCAGCCCAGAAACCAG AAGGGAGCACAGGCAGCAGCGAAGAAGCCGTTCAAGAGCAGAGACGGAGACCGCTTCGACAGCCTGGTGGAGCAATACAAGAAGAAGCTCATCAGTCACACTGACAAGAGTTCCACTTACAAAAGAAACAAGTGGTTTGAtgcttaa
- the LOC131469950 gene encoding leptin-like yields the protein MDYTLAILLSLLQLLSMCTAAPLPVEVKSKVKRLAEQLVVRLDKDFQFPAGRTLSPATAEDLDGLPSILMVLNGYNSLISDSLSGVHQIKSDISSLTGFLDQWRQDHCSGQQPKPSVPEELQRLQSQKEFIHTVSIEALMRVKEFLKLLLKKLERLESC from the exons ATGGACTACACTCTGGCCATTCTGCTTTCCCTGCTGCAACTTTTGAGCATGTGCACAGCTGCTCCACTGCCGGTGGAGGTGAAATCCAAAGTGAAGAGACTGGCTGAGCAGCTGGTGGTCAGACTGGACAAAGACTTCCAG TTCCCTGCGGGCCGGACACTCAGTCCAGCTACTGCTGAAGACCTGGACGGACTGCCCTCCATCTTGATGGTCTTGAACGGTTACAACAGCCTGATCTCCGACAGCCTCAGCGGCGTCCACCAGATCAAGAGTGACATCTCATCGCTGACAGGTTTCCTGGATCAGTGGAGGCAGGACCACTGCAGCGGGCAGCAGCCCAAACCCTCGGTGCCGGAGGAGCTGCAGAGGCTCCAGAGTCAGAAGGAGTTCATTCACACGGTGAGCATTGAAGCTCTCATGAGAGTGAAGGAGTTCCTCAAACTGCTGCTAAAGAAGCTGGAACGTCTTGAGTCttgctga
- the si:dkey-5i3.5 gene encoding transmembrane protein 53, which produces MAAAAILARATLSRGITAHRLSKNVTFYINETVSPASGCQSHKPLMLLLPWLGSRPQAVEKYCEIYFRTGFDVLVVESEVQEFLWPRWGLEHGERLLELLQSERFVSRPLLIHAFSIGGYTFCQLLVHVSRDMQKYQSLTKRIKGQVFDSLVIGSLERMAIGLGKTVFPRLETLVKKLSMLYFSMFKQQTVEYFNTSIEVFWNTPVPAPALFFFCENDALSHAPTVEELIEYWQKRGIPITAKKWEDSTHAGHLKRHPQEYLTTLELFLQSLDMAPLKAKM; this is translated from the exons atggcagcagcagctattTTGGCTCGAGCAACCCTGAGCAGAGGAATTACTGCCCACCGCCTCAGTAAGAATGTCACCTTTTACATAAATGAAACAGTATCTCCAGCCTCAGGATGTCAGAGCCATAAACcactcatgctgctgctgccatggcTGGGCTCTCGTCCCCAAGCTGTGGAGAAGTACTGTGAAATCTACTTCCGCACTGGCTTCGATGTGCTTGTAGTGGAGAGTGAG GTGCAGGAGTTCCTGTGGCCGCGCTGGGGTCTGGAACACGGCGAGAGACTGCTGGAGCTGCTCCAGAGTGAACGCTTTGTATCCCGCCCACTGCTCATCCACGCCTTCTCCATCGGCGGCTACACGTTTTGTCAGCTGCTGGTTCACGTGTCTCGGGACATGCAGAAATATCAGTcgctcacaaagaggatcaaaGGCCAAGTCTTCGATAGCTTGGTGATCGGCTCCCTGGAGAGGATGGCTATCG GTTTAGGTAAGACTGTATTTCCTCGCCTGGAGACGCTGGTAAAAAAACTAAGCATGCTTTACTTTAGCATGTTTAAACAACAGACGGTGGAATACTTTAACACAAGCATCGAAGTGTTTTGGAACACTCCTGTCCCGGCTCCCGCgctgttcttcttctgcgaAAACGACGCGTTAAGCCACGCACCAACTGTGGAGGAACTGATCGAATACTGGCAGAAGCGCGGGATACCGATCACAGCGAAGAAGTGGGAGGATTCAACACATGCGGGTCACTTGAAGAGGCACCCACAAGAGTATCTGACCACTTTAGAGCTGTTCCTCCAGTCACTCGACATGGCACCACTCAAGGCCAAGATGTGA
- the prrt4a gene encoding proline-rich transmembrane protein 4, translating to MLSLWNIYLLLPLSLPPSLRAIALTGENVKESQQPGRDIAAQHIPQPTPRLHGSVSVPVSPLFEPTDADFLGQPLSWPSFSSEESDRQGVIGEYVDLQASTEMSLMDPNEKEFFIPSSSESATEDVPSQTTQEQTFKYLPAETSSESNLDIQTQENHLISTALQNKTYGSLPSDSSPLSVGPGHSSDQPTPPVVSGSWGRTIVGPSQEKTWEGNVPVKESGGGLVDMTDHRVAVNMVTEKDTSRDSSLQKSSDKFLLNDNMDTSTAPCKTTNQSWNPTFPDDFTTNESLHPSLAFIPALHVPLYSDWNSALATWGFAWEAHTYGLGSVFTVFGLISIICLLGLPLRCPAGSPYFTLLHLFLLAFTGIQAFCLLYDAYSHQDRLPPLGSLLLSVLPFPCLISAFSLAFLLLSLRSRMHLSFPLAISTHFSALPKPCLLLCVSLLHFGVSLGCVGLLQLFDFLPTMILLFPQGLFVCLTIFLSLSYLTFYCLIQVDTKHIYRLNDNGENGGSPEVIRPASCPFSKVEDWRRAAVAGVGASFCLLGCGGLQLYGILHALGLGGVDGYGFHPWPWWGYQVGCRLCEIGVCLGLSLIGTHPLCSRHSSIKTTTHPRPGSWSRLSCSSPSRGLTLPSPGSANSPVLSTYDSWSQGKKEKQVVCNVITQRESDALPLCSIVDHPRNGCDCLPKSSRKQTTVLSLPSPPSPPQNRTNAVELSSLGSLGQYADSTVDLQPPSPIDLSRSIDQALFSESLFSHSIFGLPRLAHASSSHSLSSPSQGTSKNGQSSVDNALYRTSSCGDVGQEKTLPGSKCSQPHSSITSHSRTPEHWEWKGSVSGSTQGLCSNPKDTGKLRSNSWANRGHNFTQHSLPRAIHLSYHRRYRTLSAASRDMRGSGRLAGTKHLSESKQLEWDLAVQAEFVNVCRQIDALSVCSDTIEL from the exons ATGCTGTCTCTCTGGAATATTTAtcttctcctccccctctctttgcCTCCCTCACTCCGTGCCATAGCCTTAACTGGAGAAAATGTCAAGGAATCACAACAGCCAGGCAGAGACATAGCAGCACAGCATATTCCACAGCCCACACCAAGACTTCATGGATCTGTTTCTGTCCCGGTTAGTCCCCTCTTTGAGCCCACGGATGCCGACTTCCTGGGTCAACCTCTGAGTTGGCCTTCATTCTCATCAGAGGAGTCAGACAGACAAGGTGTGATCGGTGAATATGTTGATCTACAGGCAAGCACAGAAATGTCGCTTATGGATCCAAATGAGAAGGAATTTTTCATACCCAGCTCCTCTGAAAGTGCAACAGAAGATGTGCCATCTCAAACTACCCAggaacaaacatttaaatacctgCCAGCTGAGACCAGCTCTGAATCTAACCTGGATATACAGACTCAAGAGAATCACCTCATTTCAACAGCCTTGCAGAATAAGACTTATGGCTCACTTCCATCAGACTCTTCTCCACTGTCTGTTGGACCGGGACACAGCTCTGACCAGCCCACCCCACCTGTAGTCAGTGGCAGTTGGGGAAGGACAATAGTTGGTCCTTCACAGGAGAAGACATGGGAGGGAAATGTCCCAGTGAAAGAGTCTGGTGGTGGATTGGTTGATATGACAGACCACAGAGTAGCTGTGAATATGGTGACAGAGAAAG ATACGTCCAGGGATAGTAGCCTGCAAAAATCCAGTGACAAATTCTTGCTCAATGATAACATGGACACCTCAACAGCACcttgcaaaacaacaaaccagTCCTGGAATCCCACCTTCCCAGATGATTTCACTACCAACGAGTCCCTGCATCCCTCTCTTGCTTTCATCCCTGCCCTTCATGTCCCTCTGTATTCGGACTGGAACTCTGCCCTCGCTACATGGGGGTTTGCGTGGGAAGCTCACACTTACGGCCTGGGGtctgtcttcactgtgtttggCCTCATCTCTATCATCTGCCTGTTGGGGCTTCCCCTGCGGTGTCCTGCAGGAAGCCCCTACTTCACCTTGCTGCACTTGTTCCTCCTTGCATTTACAGGGATCCAAGCTTTCTGTTTGCTCTATGATGCATACAGTCACCAGGATCGTCTACCCCCTCTAGGttcactgctgctctctgtgttGCCCTTCCCCTGTTTGATCTCAGCTTTCTCCTTGGCCTTCCTCCTTCTTTCACTGCGCTCACGCATGCACCTTTCATTCCCACTTGCTATTTCAACCCACTTCTCAGCCTTGCCCAAACCTTGCTTGCTGTTGTGCGTATCTCTGTTGCATTTTGGAGTATCTCTAGGATGTGTTGGCTTGCTCCAGCTCTTCGACTTCCTTCCTACCATGATCCTGCTTTTCCCTCAGGGTCTTTTTGTATGTCTCACCATCTTTCTATCACTCTCTTACCTCACCTTCTACTGCTTAATACAAGTTGACACTAAACACATCTACAGGCTTAATGACAATGGGGAGAACGGAGGATCTCCTGAAGTGATAAGACCAGCAAGTTGCCCCTTTTCCAAAGTGGAGGACTGGCGTAGGGCAGCAGTAGCTGGAGTAGGAgcttcattttgtttattggGCTGTGGAGGACTACAGCTTTATGGGATCCTGCATGCCCTTGGTTTAGGTGGGGTGGATGGTTATGGGTTCCATCCTTGGCCCTGGTGGGGCTACCAGGTGGGTTGCAGACTTTGCGAGATAGGGGTGTGTCTAGGGTTGTCTCTCATTGGCACACACCCTCTATGTTCCAGACACTCTTCTATCAAGACCACAACTCACCCCAGGCCTGGATCCTGGTCCCGCCTGTCATGCAGCTCACCTTCGCGAGGGCTCACTCTGCCCTCTCCAGGAAGTGCAAATTCTCCTGTTCTCTCCACATATGATTCTTGGTCCCAAGGTAAGAAGGAAAAGCAGGTGGTCTGCAATGTCATCACCCAACGAGAGTCAGATGCTCTCCCTCTTTGCTCTATTGTGGATCATCCAAGAAATGGGTGTGATTGTCTTCCAAAATCCAGCCGAAAACAGACAACTGTATTATCTTTACCTTCACCCCCAAGCCCCCCTCAAAATCGTACAAATGCTGTGGAGTTATCATCACTGGGTAGCTTAGGACAATATGCTGACTCTACTGTGGATCTACAGCCTCCATCTCCCATTGACCTGTCTCGCAGTATTGATCAGGCTTTGTTCAGTGAGTCCCTATTCTCTCACAGTATCTTTGGTTTGCCGAGGTTGGCCCATGCTTCTTCAAGCCACTCTTTGAGCTCTCCCAGCCAAGGGACTTCAAAGAACGGGCAGAGTTCTGTAGATAATGCCTTATACAGAACCTCCTCCTGTGGAGATGTGGGTCAAGAGAAAACCCTTCCCGGTTCAAAATGCTCCCAGCCTCACAGCTCTATAACGTCTCACAGCAGGACACCAGAGCACTGGGAATGGAAAGGGAGTGTCTCTGGCTCAACCCAGGGTCTGTGCAGCAATCCAAAAGACACAGGAAAGCTGCGCTCAAACTCCTGGGCCAACAGAGGGCACAACTTTACTCAGCACAGCCTTCCACGGGCAATTCATCTGTCTTACCACAGGCGTTACCGAACCCTGAGCGCAGCGTCACGGGACATGCGGGGTTCTGGCCGACTGGCAGGGACCAAACACTTAAGTGAAAGCAAACAGCTAGAATGGGATCTGGCCGTGCAGGCAgaatttgtcaatgtgtgtAGACAAATTGATGCTCTGAGTGTTTGCAGTGACACCATTGAACTATAG
- the rbm28 gene encoding RNA-binding protein 28 isoform X2 — MATQTLFVASLPDTATNQRLEEIFSEIGPVKQCFVVKEKGTEKCRGFGYVTYSMEDDAQQALKTIKLYDGQRISVSVAKKKTQDNKKIAPKENEEKSKGFRKNQLKARLIIRNLSFKCSEDDLKEVFAKFGTVLESKIPLKPDGKMRGFAFVMFKTMPQAAKALSAMNLKEIKGRQVAVDWAIAKDKYMASQQPATAGNKSTTEDAAKQPDPESEKDEEEEEEEEEEEEKPAPPPKKKVAAKPVVQQEEESHSEDDDDDDDDDDDEDERKEQDSEEEEEEDDENDDDDDESNLDSNDDDDDDDDEDEEEESAQKKTPKKLLPSDVKEGRTIFIRNLSFDTEEEGLEEILLRYGELNYIKIVVHPDTEHSKGCAFAQFKTKEAADKCIAAAEDEAENGGIRVDGRKLMIVAAVSREDAAKLKVDKVKVETGTRNLYLAREGLIRAGTKAGENVSEADMIKRTRFEEIKRTKLRDIGVFVSKNRLCVHNLPKSVDNNKLKLLCLQANKGVKGVRVTECRVMYDKKPVKGQATGQSLGYGFVQFQDHEHALSTLRHLNNNPDIFGANKRPIVEFSLEDSRKLKMKELRQQKNKQFSQNRPFKEGAKPQAQAGRDGKGFKEGGSKPQTSSGLTGNERAPLKDQRKGPHHTGFKTQPEVEHIDLENGKKRRKTLAFPSHRGPKIRMRDKGKQQGPPPKKAKPGSNRRRQMEKPMQPRNQKGAQAAAKKPFKSRDGDRFDSLVEQYKKKLISHTDKSSTYKRNKWFDA, encoded by the exons ATGGCTACTCAGACGTTATTCGTTGCTTCTTTACCTGACACAGCCACAAACCAGCGTCTGGAGGAAATTTTCTCTGAAATTGGTCCGGTGAAGCAGTGCTTCGTCGTCAAAGAAAAAG GTACAGAAAAATGTCGGGGTTTTGGCTACGTCACATATTCCATGGAGGACGATGCACAGCAAGCCTTGAAAACGATAAAATTGTACGATGGACAGAGgatctctgtgtctgtggcaaagaagaaaacacaagataatAAGAAAATAG CCCCAAAGGAGAATGAGGAGAAATCAAAGGGCTTCAGGAAGAACCAGCTAAAGGCAAGACTTATCATAAGGAACCTCAGTTTTAAG TGCTCAGAAGACGACCTAAAAGAAGTTTTTGCCAAGTTTGGAACAGTTCTTGAGTCCAAAATTCCTCTTAAACCTG ATGGGAAGATGAGAGGATTTGCATTTGTCATGTTTAAAACTATGCCTCAGGCTGCAAAAGCACTGAGCGCTATGAACCTGAAGGAAATTAAAG gGAGGCAGGTAGCAGTCGACTGGGCTATAGCAAAGGATAAGTACATGGCCTCACAGCAACCTGCAACTGCAG GAAATAAGAGTACAACAGAGGATGCTGCAAAACAGCCAGACCCTGAAAGTGAaaaggatgaagaagaagaagaagaagaagaagaagaagaagaaaaaccagCACCACCTCCAAAGAAAAA AGTTGCTGCAAAACCAGTtgtgcagcaggaggaggaatcCCACtcagaagatgatgatgatgatgatgatgatgatgatgatgaagatgagcgcaaagaacaagacagtgaggaagaggaggaggaggatgatgagaatgatgatgatgatgacgagaGTAACCTCGATtcgaatgatgatgatgatgatgatgatgatgaagatgaagaagaggaatcAG CCCAAaagaaaacccccaaaaaactcCTCCCTTCAGATGTGAAAGAGGGCAGAACCATTTTCATCAG GAACCTGTCCTTtgacacagaggaagagggTCTTGAGGAAATTCTCCTGCGCTATGGAGAGCTTAACTACATCAAGATTGTTGTCCATCCAGACACAGAACATTCGAAAG GTTGTGCATTCGCTCAGTTTAAGACAAAAGAGGCTGCAGACAAATGCATAGCTGCAGCTGAGGATGAGGCGGAG AATGGCGGCATCCGTGTAGATGGCAGGAAGCTGATGATTGTGGCAGCAGTGAGTAGAGAGGACGCCGCCAAGCTGAAGGTCGATAAAGTGAAAGTGGAGACAGGCACCAGGAACCTGTACCTGGCCAGAGAGGGAT TGATCCGAGCTGGAACTAAAGCTGGAGAGAATGTGTCTGAAGCAGACATGATCAAACGAACCAGa TTTGAAGAAATAAAGAGGACCAAGCTTCGGGACAtcggtgtgtttgtgtccaagAATCGTCTGTGTGTCCATAACCTGCCCAAATCAGTGgacaacaacaaactcaaatTACTCTGTCTTCAAGCCAATAAAGGAGTCAAAGGAGTTCGTGTCACAGAG TGTCGGGTGATGTATGACAAAAAGCCAGTGAAGGGCCAGGCGACGGGACAGTCGTTAGGTTACGGTTTTGTCCAGTTCCAGGACCACGAACATGCTCTCAGCACACTCCGTCACCTCAACAACAACCCTGATATATTTGGTGCAAACAAG AGACCTATCGTCGAATTCTCCCTGGAGGATTCAAGGAAACTCAAAATGAAAGAATTGCGACAACAAAAGAACAAG CAATTTTCCCAAAATCGTCCCTTTAAAGAAGGAGCAAAACCTCAGGCACAGGCAGGCAGAGATGGAAAAGGCTTCAAGGAAGGTGGAAGTAAACCACAGACCTCATCAGGGCTGACAGGAAATGAGAGAG CTCCCCTTAAAGACCAGAGAAAGGGCCCACACCATACTGGCTTCAAGACGCAGCCTGAGGTTGAACACATTGACCTGGAGAACGGAAAGAAACGAAGGAAGACTCTAGCTTTTCCTTCTCATCGTGGACCAAAGATCAG GATGAGGGATAAAGGAAAGCAGCAAGGTCCGCCACCCAAGAAAGCCAAACCTGGTTCCAACAGAAGACGACAAATGGAGAAGCCCATGCAGCCCAGAAACCAG AAGGGAGCACAGGCAGCAGCGAAGAAGCCGTTCAAGAGCAGAGACGGAGACCGCTTCGACAGCCTGGTGGAGCAATACAAGAAGAAGCTCATCAGTCACACTGACAAGAGTTCCACTTACAAAAGAAACAAGTGGTTTGAtgcttaa